A segment of the Armatimonadota bacterium genome:
TAACGTGTACCGCACTCTTGGGCCCGGCCCAGGGATTGTCGTCTTCCTGGCTGACGTTGCAAAAGGCCTGATACCGGTTCTGGCGGCAAAGCATCTGGCTTCGGAGACCGCCTGGCTGGGAGTCGCAGCGGGGATGGCTGCTATTCTGGGGCACACCCTCTCGATCTTCCTCAAGTTGAGGGGAGGGAAGGGAGTTGCCACCAGTCTGGGGGTCGGCGTCGGATTGGTGCCGGTCATTGCACTGGTTGCTTTCGGACTCTGGGGGCTTGTCTTCTGTGTCACGCGCTATGTGTCCGTAGCTTCAGTGCTTGCGTGCATCGCCGTGCCCGTTCTCATGTGGATGACGGGTTCTCCACTCGAATATCGCGTGTTCGGGGCGGTGGTGGCGATCTATGTGACCGTGAAGCATCGCGAGAACATCGTTCGCCTGATTCATGGGACGGAGAACAGGTTCGGAAAGAAGAGTCCCTCGGAGGGGTGACATGGTCAAGGAAACTGAGGAAGATTCTCTTGTAAGCCTCGCCAGAGAGACCGTCGAGGAACTCGTACGAAATCGTCGCACGATTCGGCCCCAGGAGCCTCTCCCTCAGGAACTCCGGGAGCGAGCCGGCGTCTTTGTCTGTTTGAAGAAACACGGCCAGCTCAGGGGGTGCATCGGTACGATTGAGCCGACTGATCAGAGCCTCGCCGCCGAGGTCGTCCAGAACGCGATCGGCGCGGCCACCCGCGATCCCCGGTTTGAGCCGGTCGTCGAGGAGGAGCTTGCCGACATCGAGTATACAGTCGATGTTCTCACCGTGCCTCAGGCGATCGAGAGCATGGACGATCTGAATCCAAGGAAATATGGCGTCATCGTCGAGAGCGGACTCAAGCGGGGACTGCTGCTGCCCGATCTCGAGGGAGTAGACACAGTCGAGGATCAGGTGATGATCGCCACGCGCAAGGCGGGCATTCGCGAGGGTGAACCCGTCCAGCTGTACCGATTCGAAGTCGTGCGGCATGGCGGAAGCTAAACCTGCGGACCGGGACTTGGCATAGCCGCGCGGGTCCGGCGTGTCTGAACGATCCGATGCAGTGGGCCGAAGATGAGTAGAGACGAACCGGAGACAGCCGAGTATCCCAGGGCCGAATGCTGCTGTTACGAGATGGAAGGTGAGTTGGGCCGCTGTGGGCTCTGTCCCCACGGGTGCGTTATCGCGCCAGGCAAATCCGGGGTTTGCCGCGCGCGAATGAATGTGGATGGGCGCCTCATCCTGACGACGTACGGCGCATGCTCCTCTATACACGTTGACCCCATCGAGAAGAAACCTCTGTTCCACTTCCACCCGGGCAAGCAGATTCTCTCGCTCGGCTCGCTCGGCTGCAACCTGTCGTGCGGATTCTGCCAGAACTGGCAGATATCTCAGTCCTCCGCCGGGGCACGGTTTCTATCGCCTCACGATGCGGTCCAGATGGCGTCTGCCGTTCCGGGCAACCTCGGGATCGCATACACCTACAACGAGCCTCTCATATGGTACGAGTACCTGATGGATACTGCGCCTCTGGTTCAACAGGCAGGTATGCTAAATGTACTCGTCACCAACGGGGAGATCAACGAGCGCCCGCTGAGGGAACTGCTTCCCTTTGTTGACGCGATGAACATAGATGTGAAGTCAATGGACGAAGATTTCTACCGCACGGTGTGCAGGGGACCGCTTGAGCCGGTGCTGCGAACGGTTGAAATCGCCCGCGATGTCGGCGTGCATATCGAGATCACGAATCTGCTGATTCCCGGCCTGAACGATGGTCCGGATCAGATTCAGCGGCTGGTTGACTGGCTCGCCGACCTCGACCCCGCAGTTCCGCTTCATATCACGAGGTATCACCCCGACTACAGGATGCGCGAACCGGCCGCCACCCCGCCTGAGACGCTGATCGCGGCCCGTAAGATGGCCCTCACGGAGCTTCGGCACGTCTATGTCGGCAATATGCACATCCCGGGCGCTGAAGATACGATCTGCCGGAGTTGCGGCAATACGGTGATCGCTCGTATGGGATACTCCATCGTCAGTACGAATCTGGAAAATGACAGTTGCGGCAAGTGCGGCGCATCCGTGGACGTAGTCTCGTGACCCCGGCCGTGATCCCGGAACTGATTCTTGCCTCGGCTTCCCCTCGCCGACAGGAGCTTATGCGCCTGATCGGGTTGCCGTTCCGCGTCATTCCGAGTGGTTTCGATGAGACGAGCGTGCCGCTCTGGCCGCCCGAGCAGCACGTTCTCGGTTCCGCTACGGCCAAAGCGGAGAATATCGCTCTGCGGCTTGATGATGGTGTCGTCATCGGGGCTGATACGATCGTGGTGGTGGATGAGGAGGTGTTGGGCAAGCCTGCTGATCGGGACGATGCGCGGCGGATGCTCCACTTACTCTCGGGGCGGACGCACTACGTGTACACCGGCGTCTGCGTCGTACGCCGGTTGGGTGGATACACCGTCGGCATCGTCAGGGACTATGTGCGAACCGAGGTCTGCTTCCGCGAGTTGTCTCAGGCCACGATAGATGCCTATATTGCGACGGGTGAGCCGCTCGACAAGGCAGGCGCGTACGGCATTCAGGAGCACGGGAGTGTCCTGGTCGAGGGGATCGGTGGCGACTACTTCAACGTCGTCGGGCTGCCGGTGCAGAGGTTGAGCCGACTGCTTGCGGGAGTCGGCGTCCCGGTCCTCGGGTCGGAGTAGCATGGCGATCGACCCTGCAACTGCGCAGTTTCTACTCAGCCCTGCCGGTGACGAGCTTCTCAGATGCGCCGGGTCTCTCACAGGCGATCTCCTCACGAAGCTTTCCGCCCTTCGAAAGCAGTATCCGCCGGAAGTTTCGTCCGCCGCGCTCGAGATGCTCGATCTTCGGCGTCGCGGTGCACGGAAGTTCTCCCGTGCAGAGGAGATGTTCTTCGTCCGAGAGGCGTTGGAGCAGTCGTCGGGGGAGGCTATCTCTCGCTACCGCGCTGATCGCTTTTCAGCGGGTGCGACTGTACTGGATGTCGGGTGCGGTATCGGTGGCGATACAGTCGGCCTCGCTTCGCGCGGGCCGGTGATCGCAGTTGACCGGGATCCCGTGCGACTGGCGATGGCCGAGCGAAACCTGCAGGTCTACGGCCTGGCGGATCGAGTTCGGTTCATCCATGCCGATATTACCGATCTGGACCTCGAGACTGATGCTGTGTTTGCCGATCCTTCTCGTAGAGCAGGCGGCCGGAGGTCTCGTCATATCGCCGATCTCAACCCGCCTCTCGAGTCCATCCGGCGACTGGCTCGCGATATTCCCGACTGTGCCATCAAGCTCTCGCCCGCGACCCCGGACGAGGAACTTCAGTCCCTGGGCGGCGAGATCGAGTTCATCTCGGAGAGTGGCGAGTGCAAGGAAGCCGTCGTTTGGCTGGGGGGGCTCAGCACCGCCGACCGCCGCGCGACCTTGCTCCCGCATGGCATATCCATGACCCGGGAGGAGGTAGGTCTTGTTCCGGTGCGGAGACCGGGAAGATACCTCCTTGAGCCCGACGCGGGTATCGTGAGGGCTCACTTCGTGGAACAACTTGCTGGGGAAGTCGGTGCATGGAGGCTTTCGGAGCAGATCGCGTATCTCTCGACGAATGAACTCGTTGCGAGTCCGTTCGTGGATGTGTACGAGATTCTTGACAGCATGCCGTTCAGTCCGAAGGTCGTGAACCGGCGCCTGCGTGACTTGGACGCGGGAAAGGTCATCGTGAAGAAGCGAGGGGTGCCTTTCGATCCGGAGGAGGTCGAGCGTCGGATGAAGGTAGGAGGCTCTCGCGAACTGATTCTGGTCCTGACGCGTATTGCCGGCAAGGCGTGGGCGCTGATCTGCAGTGTGCCCTGATGCTTGACGGCGCGCCGCGGTGAAGCTATTATAGCGGAGACCCTGCGGCAGTGGACGGAGGAGCATAACATGTTGAGCTGTGCGCACACCTGGTCGGAGCAGGATCTGTTCATCCTGGCCGACGAGCAACTGATCGATCAGAGCGATAATGCCGTGCGTAGGCTCTGCCCCATCGAGAAGCGCCCCGAGCCGGTGATCGTCCCCTCCGAGCCCTGGGAAGGCTTCGGTTCGGACGGCAGAGTGACCTCGTTGCAGGATCCATTCTATGGTGTCGTCCTGCGCGACCCGGAGGATGATGTCTTCCGATGCTGGTACAACGCCTACGACCGCACCGTAAACCGTCAAAACCTGCCGCCTTTCGCCGACCAGGGGTCGTCTTGCTGCCTGGCGATCAGCACAGACGGCCTTGAGTGGGAGAAGTTCCCCCTGCGCCGCGTGATGCACAACGGCTCGCTTGAGAACAACATCATCCGCTTCGCCCAACAGGCAACGCCCGATACCTCTGTACTTGCCGAGCAGGCGTGGAACGTAATACCTTACAGCGCGCCCGATTCAGAGGACAGATACGCCGCCACTCTTTACACTCAGTACGACGATCCGATCTATCCCAAGGGCATCACGATGTGCTTCAGTCCGAACGGCGTGGACTGGCGCGCGCAGTTCCCGCCGGTTCTCCCGCTCGACGGCGACTGCCATTCGCTCTCGGCCGATCCGGCGGGAAAGGGGTACGTGCTTACATCGCGCTCGCATCAACATGGGAGGCTCTGCAAGCGCTGGGGTCGTCCTTGGAAACGGCACATCGCACTCAGCCGGAGCAGGGACCTGATTCACTGGACCGCGATGGAGACTGTTCTTGAAGCCGACGAGCAGGACTCGGAAGATACGCAACTGTATCTTATGTATATAATCCCGTACGGTCACGCGTACCTCGGGCAGCTCCTCGTTATGCGTACCGATGACATGACGCTCGAGGAGCAGCTTGTATTGAGTCGGGATCTACATCAGTGGCAGAGAGTAGGAGATCGCCGGCCGATCCTGGTGCGCGGCCCGGAGGGAAGTTGGGACTCGAAGCACGTTGCGCTGACGAACAACATTCCGCATCCCGAAGGTGACAAGATTCGTTTCTGGTACGCCGGGAAGAATACGCCGCATTACCAGGCGGGCTATGCCGCGCTCGGAACAGGCACGCTTCGGCGTGATGGCTTCGTCTGCTGGGAGGCCTCGGGTAAGGAGGGCGTCATCACCTCCCTGCCGTTCAAGCCGACCGGTGCATCGTGGTTTCTTCTGAATGTTGACGCATCAGAGGGGGAAGTGCTGACTGAGGTGACAGATCTCGACGGGAATCCCATCGAGGGATGTACCAGGGCCGATTGCGTGCCGATCACGGGTGATCATACCCGAGCCGTCGTGAACTTCAAGGCTGATCCGACGCGCTTCTTCGACAGGGGGAACTTCATGCGATTCGGCCGGACTGTCCGCCTGAGGTTCTACCTGAGGGATGCGAAGCTGTATGCCTTCAAGGCCCGCAACCTCGAACCCCAGTGGCCTAGTCAGGAATAGCTGCGATCCCCTCTCATTTCCTCGTGGATCGGTCGTGTCGTGAGGCAAACCAATGACACCAGATAGTCTACTGGACCGCGCGGTCCGATGCGGCGAATGGATCATCCGCAACCAGATCACCGACCGGCAGGATGCAAACCGCGGTCGAGGAATCCGAAGCTACGATATGCACACCGGCGAGCGAGTGCTGACCGGTAACTGGATGTGCGGGCACATTGCGACGACCCTCTGCGCCCTCTGGAAACGCACGGGGAACGATGAGTACCTTCGAAGGGCTGAACTCGCCGGGCGGTACATCATGTCGCTCCAGGTGATGGATCGTCACAATGAGTACTTCGGCGCGATCCGGGAACTCACCCCGCAGTCAATCGAGTTCGCGCCGAGGGACGCTACCTCCGCCGCTTGGGGACTTGTGTGGCTCGCAGATGCGACCGGCAACCAGCTCTACCTCGATCGAGCAAGGTTTTTCGGCGACTGGCTGGTCGGGCGTGGGATGTACAACGGCTGGCCGCTCTACGCGATCTACATGGATACGGGCCTGGACAACTTCTACAGCAGAGGCTCGTTCCAGTCGGGAGCGGGTCTGTTCCTTTACGATCTGTTCATGCTCTCTGGCGACGCGAAGTATGTCGAGAAAGGACTCCAACCGATCGCCCGAATCTACCGTGACGACTTCATCAACGACGACGGTAGTCTCAATCTCGACAGGGATCCGTTCACCAACAGGGTCACATCGCCGGAACCGGGCCAGACGACGCTTCCTCAGCATGCCTACAACGACGACTTCGGCGCGGCAATGATGATCGCGGCGAGCCGGCTCTTTGGAGATCCCTCTTATATGCAGAAGGCGTCTCTCTTCGCGCACTGGCTGGCGAAGCATCAGGACGAGGATGGCGCCTACGAGGGCGGCAAGATTCCTTCCGCTGTTCCGGTGACGGAGATGATCTTCCGCGACTACGGTACGTTGCTGAACGACGATGGGCTGATCCGTGCCGCGGACAGGACGCTGGCGGCGCTATTGGATATGCAGTACCTGGAGACCGGCGATCCATGCATCGACGGCGGATTCCAGGGCGTCTACGAAGGCGTAGAGCGAAGGAGGTGGGGGCGTACGTGCGTGAACATGCGAGCCTCGGGATACGCCCTCATTGCGCTGCTCAAGGCCGAGAGCGATCTGGCTGATATCTGGCTCGGAATACACAACAAGCCGTTCCAGGACCACCGCTGGATCGGCGCACATGATTTGGTTTGGTAGCTGATGGGGATGCGAATGGCGGCCCTGATACCTTCATACCTCAAGGGATACGATGGACTCTACGCGAAAGACCCGCTAGGCGCGGCGCTGTCATGGTTTCAGGACGCGAAGTACGGCCTCTTCATCCACTATGGCCTTTACTCGCTCGCGGAGCGCCATGAGTGGGACCAGTATCTCCTAAAGATTCCCGTTGCGGAGTATGCGAAGCTGATGTCCGAGTTCACGGCCGATAGCTTCGACTCGGACTACATCACGGATCTCGCACTTGCCGCCGGGATGAGGTACCTCAACATCACCACTCGCCATCACGAGTCATTCTGCCTTTTTGAGACGAAGCAGACCCCCTTCAACAGCCTCAACTCGCCCGCGAAGCGCGATCTTATCGCCGAACTGGCCGAGTCATGTCGGGAGAAGGGTCTCGGGCTGTTCTTCTACTACTCCCACGGGCGAGACTGGAAGCACCCTCACGCGCCGAACAATGACGAGTGGAAAGGCGCGCCTCGCCCGCAGTATGATCCGCCTGAACCGTCATATGCGTACGGAAATGACCACGACCTGGGGAAGTACGTGGACTTCGTGAAGGCTCAGATCGCAGAACTCCTTACGCAGTACGGGCCCGTCGCGGGGATATGGTTCGATGGTCGAGGGGTGCCTGTGTCGGGCGATTCCTCGAAGTTCAGACTGGAGGAACTTTACGCGATTGTCCGTGAACTCCAGCCGCAGTGTCTGATCTCCTACAAGGAGGGCGTCACAGGCACGGAGGATTTCCGCGCCCCGGAATACAAGGCCGTGGAGCAGTCGGACAAGCCGATCGAGATCTGCGCGACTCTTTTCCCGGACAAGGTCTGGGGCTACTCGGCAGAGCAGGTCCAGCAGAGCAAGACAGCGGAACAGGTGTGGCAGATCATCCGAAATGCCCGCGAGCGCAGAGCGAACCTGCTGCTGAACACCGGCCCTCGGGCCGACGGGAGCATTCATCCGCTCCACGACGAGCTTCTCCGGGATATCGGGAGACGCCTTCGCAACGAGGGGTTCCCTGGGGAGTAGGCGCATTGAGCGTTGAGATGTGCAGTGGGCGAGTTGGCGAAGAGACCTAACGTACTCTTTCTCATGTCAGATCAACATAACCGACGGATCGCCGGTTTCGCCGGCGATTCGGCTGCCATCACGCCAAATCTGGATCGCCTTGCCGCGGAATCCATCGTGTTCGACAATGCCTACTGTCAGTTTCCACTGTGCACGCCCTCACGCATTGGCATGTGGACCGGCCGGCTGCCGCACGATGTCGGCGGTACTTTCAACTATGCCCCGATCCCGAACGATTGCCTGACGATGCCGGGGCACTTTGAAAGGCATGGTTACACCACCTGCGGAGTAGGGAAGATGCACGTCGGTGGCGATCATCCCATGAACGGCTTCATGCACCGTCCATACGGCGATCTCGTCCCGAACTGCTTCTGCGGCCATCAGCCCGATCCGGTAGCCTCGGCCGGAGACCAGGCGTGGACGCGCCACGACATAGGGCACTTTCCGTTCGCCGGCGTTTCGGAGCTACCCGAAGAGATCATGCAGGAGTCGGTCGTCACCCGCGAAGCGCTCTCCTTCATCCGAGCCCACGGCGAAGCTCGCTCCGACCAACCCTGGTTCGTGTGCGCCTCGTACGCGCGGCCCCACCATCCGGTCACCGCGCCGTCGCGTCACTTCGAACGGTTCTGGCCTCGTGGGCCGGAACTACCGCCGTTGCCTTCAGGATTCCCTGACTCCGTCCATCCACACGACCGCTTCATCATAGAGGACTACCGTCTGACGCAGTTCAGTGCTGATGAGCGCAGGAAGTGCCTCGCCGC
Coding sequences within it:
- the plsY gene encoding glycerol-3-phosphate 1-O-acyltransferase PlsY, coding for MSYTMLLILSYLLGAVPFGLIIGKAWRGVDIRRFGSGNIGATNVYRTLGPGPGIVVFLADVAKGLIPVLAAKHLASETAWLGVAAGMAAILGHTLSIFLKLRGGKGVATSLGVGVGLVPVIALVAFGLWGLVFCVTRYVSVASVLACIAVPVLMWMTGSPLEYRVFGAVVAIYVTVKHRENIVRLIHGTENRFGKKSPSEG
- the amrA gene encoding AmmeMemoRadiSam system protein A, producing MVKETEEDSLVSLARETVEELVRNRRTIRPQEPLPQELRERAGVFVCLKKHGQLRGCIGTIEPTDQSLAAEVVQNAIGAATRDPRFEPVVEEELADIEYTVDVLTVPQAIESMDDLNPRKYGVIVESGLKRGLLLPDLEGVDTVEDQVMIATRKAGIREGEPVQLYRFEVVRHGGS
- the amrS gene encoding AmmeMemoRadiSam system radical SAM enzyme codes for the protein MSRDEPETAEYPRAECCCYEMEGELGRCGLCPHGCVIAPGKSGVCRARMNVDGRLILTTYGACSSIHVDPIEKKPLFHFHPGKQILSLGSLGCNLSCGFCQNWQISQSSAGARFLSPHDAVQMASAVPGNLGIAYTYNEPLIWYEYLMDTAPLVQQAGMLNVLVTNGEINERPLRELLPFVDAMNIDVKSMDEDFYRTVCRGPLEPVLRTVEIARDVGVHIEITNLLIPGLNDGPDQIQRLVDWLADLDPAVPLHITRYHPDYRMREPAATPPETLIAARKMALTELRHVYVGNMHIPGAEDTICRSCGNTVIARMGYSIVSTNLENDSCGKCGASVDVVS
- the maf gene encoding septum formation inhibitor Maf, which encodes MTPAVIPELILASASPRRQELMRLIGLPFRVIPSGFDETSVPLWPPEQHVLGSATAKAENIALRLDDGVVIGADTIVVVDEEVLGKPADRDDARRMLHLLSGRTHYVYTGVCVVRRLGGYTVGIVRDYVRTEVCFRELSQATIDAYIATGEPLDKAGAYGIQEHGSVLVEGIGGDYFNVVGLPVQRLSRLLAGVGVPVLGSE
- a CDS encoding methyltransferase domain-containing protein; this translates as MAIDPATAQFLLSPAGDELLRCAGSLTGDLLTKLSALRKQYPPEVSSAALEMLDLRRRGARKFSRAEEMFFVREALEQSSGEAISRYRADRFSAGATVLDVGCGIGGDTVGLASRGPVIAVDRDPVRLAMAERNLQVYGLADRVRFIHADITDLDLETDAVFADPSRRAGGRRSRHIADLNPPLESIRRLARDIPDCAIKLSPATPDEELQSLGGEIEFISESGECKEAVVWLGGLSTADRRATLLPHGISMTREEVGLVPVRRPGRYLLEPDAGIVRAHFVEQLAGEVGAWRLSEQIAYLSTNELVASPFVDVYEILDSMPFSPKVVNRRLRDLDAGKVIVKKRGVPFDPEEVERRMKVGGSRELILVLTRIAGKAWALICSVP
- a CDS encoding alpha-L-fucosidase, with the protein product MGMRMAALIPSYLKGYDGLYAKDPLGAALSWFQDAKYGLFIHYGLYSLAERHEWDQYLLKIPVAEYAKLMSEFTADSFDSDYITDLALAAGMRYLNITTRHHESFCLFETKQTPFNSLNSPAKRDLIAELAESCREKGLGLFFYYSHGRDWKHPHAPNNDEWKGAPRPQYDPPEPSYAYGNDHDLGKYVDFVKAQIAELLTQYGPVAGIWFDGRGVPVSGDSSKFRLEELYAIVRELQPQCLISYKEGVTGTEDFRAPEYKAVEQSDKPIEICATLFPDKVWGYSAEQVQQSKTAEQVWQIIRNARERRANLLLNTGPRADGSIHPLHDELLRDIGRRLRNEGFPGE
- a CDS encoding sulfatase-like hydrolase/transferase; amino-acid sequence: MSDQHNRRIAGFAGDSAAITPNLDRLAAESIVFDNAYCQFPLCTPSRIGMWTGRLPHDVGGTFNYAPIPNDCLTMPGHFERHGYTTCGVGKMHVGGDHPMNGFMHRPYGDLVPNCFCGHQPDPVASAGDQAWTRHDIGHFPFAGVSELPEEIMQESVVTREALSFIRAHGEARSDQPWFVCASYARPHHPVTAPSRHFERFWPRGPELPPLPSGFPDSVHPHDRFIIEDYRLTQFSADERRKCLAAYYASLSFLDECIGDLLEGLRRDGLLDNTIIVYTSDHGDMMGEHGLWWKRSYYDGSAAVPLLIRTGAPMAVRESVSDIVELLDLFPTLCDLAGLPHPYGLDGESLVRERRKEFARCEHIARSEMTFRMIRTMRWKYVEFPEYRPVLFDMLNDPGESENLAGSSEGVPVAWELHRRLWDDGQTFEQLMSERLHRRERAMKESPVSCDRSPNQYALSGGETTDAERAIYEPYLLQAN